Below is a window of Desulfurococcus amylolyticus Z-533 DNA.
GGATAAAGGTAGAATAATAACAAGGAATATAAAGGGGCCAGTGAGAATAGGGGATATAGTTATACTAAGGGAGACTGAGAGAGAGGCAAGAAAGCTGTCAAGCAAAAAGTAGATGCCTGAAACCAGGATGGTATGCTGTCTTCGTTTTATAGGTTTTTAGGGTTTTACAATTGAAAGCCCCGTCTTTTAGGGTGGGGTTGGAGATTTACGGGTTTTGTTTCCTCTTTTGTTTCTTGGTGATGAGTCTTTAGTGTTTACGAGCCTCAGCTATATTCGAGGCGGTGATCACTGGAAACCATAGCCCCGAGCCCCGCGTTAAGCGGGGTAGGGGTAGTGCGCCCGAGACCGGCTCACGGAAACTCAAGAAGAATTAGCTTTGGTGATAGAAGTGGCTGAGGTGTACTTTGCCGGATGCAGCGTTATAAAGTATAGGAAGGGAGACATAGTCCTATACCCACTAGCAGGATACAGGGAGAAGATGAAACACCTACACGGCAAAAATTATACAATAATATAATAATAGCAGAAGACTAACACCAACACATACAAACCATTATAAAACCAGAGACAGCTTGGCGAGGCTGGAAACGGTTTTGAAAACCTGTTTTACTAATCGTTCAAGAACCTCGTCGTCCTGGGAGGATTTATTATTGTTCATATAAAAAACAATGAAGGGATGATTACCTTTATCAGCCGCTCTGAGCCCTTATCTGCTGGACACTCTTAATTATTTCATCGATTAAGTCCTTTGCTCCGCCTACATCTATTACTGCGACAGAGGCAGCAGACACCTCAATACCGGCTGCTTGGCCCAGTTTCTGTTTGCTTGGCACGTAGACATATGGTATCTTCTTCTCATCGCATAATAGTGGTAGGTGGGCAACTATTTCAGGTGGGTCAACATCTTCAGCTATGACAACCAGCTTAGCTTGTCCTCTTTCAACAGCCTTTGTTGTTTCATTTGTACCCTTCTTGATTTTCCCACCAGTCTCTCTTACCTTTGATATTGCCTGGTATACTTTATCAGCTAGCTCAGGCGGTACCTCGAACTTTACATAAAACGGCTTAGGCATGTGTTCATCCTCCTCCCTTAACTCGTGGTCGTCTACAAGCTATATAGAATAATGTCAGGGCTTTATAAATTACGGGCATTAAATAATTTTTAAACTACTTTTGATGCGACTTTCCATTCCATATAATAATGAATCCGGTGGTCTTATTCGTGTGAGAAGACGGCTATTACTTTTTCCTCTTTGATAGTATCTATTCTAATGAACCCGACCCTGTATAATTGCACAATGGAGTCTGGTTTTTCATTAATAATGCGTTTTTCAACTAGGAGCCTGGCTTCCCTGATCTCTGATCCACTCGGGATCAGGAGGAATAAATCTGTTTTCTCATCGTTGCTAACCCATTGAATTATTGGAGCATTTAGCTTCCTTGCATCTTCCTGTGAAATACTGTGGAGCCTGGCTATGAATGCTGGCTTACCATCCAATATCGTTGGCTCCGTTATCATAAAGTTAGCTAGCCCCATGGCTCTGAATGTTTTATGTTCGCTTTGAAGCAGTGTTCCCAAGTCTTTGGATGATATATGGATTACCGAGCCATCCAGTATCCTATACTCGTAATGCTCCGGTCTTGATGGATGTATTGGTATTTGTGCTTTAAGCTCCTCTTTCACATCCTTTAGTATTACTGGAACCGGTTCTTCAACACCCATATACCTGTTCGCGACTGGATCAACTAGGATCCTGTTGATAGCGTAGAGATTAACTAGGCTTATCTTGGCATCGATGGGTTTGATTCCCACTTCCTTAACTATTTTCCAGATTGTTTCACGGAGAATGCCTCTTCTACGTAACCCATTAATTGTTCCGAGTCTTGGGTCATCATATGGTGAGATACCTTGTTCTTTAACTAGCTTTCTCATTTTAGACTTGCTCAGTATCACACCCTCTAATGATAAACGTCCAAAATGTATTGTCTCGGGGTATTTCCAGCCCATGTGCTTATATAGGTATTTCTGCTTGACAGTATTCGATATGTGTTCCTTTGCGCGGAGGACATGTGTTACACCCATTAAATAATCGTCGACACCAGCAGCAAAATTGTAAGTTGGCCATACAATGTATTTCTCCCCGGTGACCGGGTGTGGTGTTTTAGATGTATCTATTACACGGAATGCAACCCAATCCCTTACGCTTGGATCCGGGTGTTGTAAATCGGTTTTCACCCTTAGAACAGCATCTCCTTCACCATAGTGCCCCTCAAGCATTTTATCGAATTTCTCAAGGTTCTCTTCGACTGACGTATTCCTATGGGGACATGCCTTGCCAGCGTTCCTATATAAGCGGAATTCCTTATCGGGGCAGGTGTCAATATATGCTCCTCCACGGCTTATCAGCTCTCTTGCTACATTGTAGAATATATTCATCCGGAGGCTCTGTATGTATTCCTTGCTCCATTTTACTCCAAGCCATTTCAATGCGTCCTTTATCATTGTATATGCTTCTGGGTAAGGTGATTTTATCCTTGGGTCGGTGTCCTCGAAACGAAGTATCATCGCTCCATTATATAATTCAGCATACCAGTAGCTTAACAGCGCTGGCCTAGCGTTTCCAAGGTGAATTGTGTAATCTGGGTTAGGTGCAAACCTGGTTACCACTTTACCTTTCTCGGCATTGGGTAATGGGGGCAGCTCCTTCTCCTTGGCTTCCCTCTTCTCCTCCAGTAGTTCTGGCCAGTTCTCTCTGATTATTTTCAACTGGTCTTCGATGCTTAACTTGTTTACTTCCTCTATGGTGCCCTTTATCAAGTCGATGAATTCTTTGATTCTGCTACGTATCTCTGGGATTTCCCCGATAACCTTTGAAACCACCGCTTTAAAATCGGCTTTACCCTCGTGTTTTACAGCGTTTACCAATGCGTGTTTGAAAGCGGTTTCTCTCACCCTATCTAATAATGATTTCTCTTGGCTGCTCAATCGCCACCACCACTATGATTCTCTCAGGCCTCTCCCAGGTTAAATCGATGACTGCTAGTATAAATCCTTCACAAGTAGAATAAATGTTTCTGACCTCGTTTTTCCTGGTGACAATGTATGCTATTAAATCGTTTTTTCTAACGTGCTTCATGCTCCCTATATAAAATACTCTCCTACCCTTCGCTTCCTGCAGGCATAGCTGTGTATTCTCGGAGAAAAACAGTGCTTTAGACGGCTCTCCAGTGTTGAATAATATTGTACTCCTCTTCAAAATGGCTTTTTCCAAGTCTATGTACTTCAGTATCTCCTCGTATGGTATGCTACCATAGTACTTTGTACAATTATTCTTCTCAGGGATGCTTGCCCAAGCGTACTCCGAGTTCTTGAGGCAGATTATTCTCTCGGAGTCGACGTCCTCTATGAATAACTGTGGGAAAGAGTATTCGCTCACTTCATTCTCCTCGTGTTGTTAAGGTAGGTATGGGGATTTATTCCCCTCTGGAGCATCGTGTTTACTATTTTCTGCCCGAGGATAATAGGCTTGCTCCTTAATTCACCAATATTCCTGGCACCGCTGAGGAACATCGCAGTCTTTAACTCGAAGATATAGTTGTCTAGATATGCCTCGGCACGTTCCAGCCCGTTGTCAAGTATATTCTTAAGAATGGGTTTAGCTACTCCAACCATGTCTGCACCAATCGCTATATTCACAGCTGCCTTAAAGCCGTCCCATACGCCGCCGCTCGCGATAATGAATGAGTCTTCGGCAACATACCTTGTCTCTATTACTGAGAGCGGTGTTGGTATCCCCCACTCGGATAGCTTCAGCCCGCATTCATAGCGTGATGACCCTGGTTGATTTCTAAGCGTTTCAACGAGAGCCCAGTTTGTACCGCATGCGCCGGCCGTATCATATATTTTCACCCCTATATTATGGAATACCCTCACCGTCTCCATGGATAACCCGTTCCCAACCTCCTTGATTATAACGGGTTTACGGAGAGATGCAACTAATTCCTTGACTTTATCAATCACATCTAAGCTGAAACGGGTGTCTCCTTCAGGCTGTATTACTTCTTGTGCTGGGTTCAAGTGTATTGCTATGGCATCGGCATCTATTACTTCAACTAGCCTTATGACTGTATCAGTGTCGATGTCTCTCAGGGTGTTTAAACCTATATTGCCTATTACCGGTACACTTCTAGCTGTCTCCCTTACGATCCTATAGCTTGCCACGACATCCTCGCTGAAGTTGCTTTTAACAATGGCTCTCTGGCTACCGACACCTATGGCTACTCGCTTCTTCTCTGCAAGAGTTGCAAGCATTTTATTTATGCTGACTAGTGATGGATGCCCTCCCGTCATACCAGTTATCATTATAGGGGCTTCTAGCCTGTAGCCTAAAAACACTTGCTTCACATCCACTTCATCGAAGTCTAATCCAGGTAAAGCTTGATGCACGAGCTGTATCTCTCTATATATCTCACTACAATGGTCTTTGAAGTCGACCCTGGGATCCAGTGCTAACCTTATATGGTGTAGTTTCCTATTCTGTATCTCATCCATGCTTAATACAACCTTCCTTAAATATATAAGCCGGCATATTAGCTTAGCACTCACTAAATATAAAACTTTAAAGCAGCGTAGCCAACTACGTGTGAATAATCCCCGGAGGTATCACCACTTGTCGCGTATTTCAATAGCTGGGCTTTTCCTCCCAATTTTTTAGTGTATTCCATGAGGGTCATTATTCCTCCTGGTCCACAGATACTTATGTCGTTATGCAGTATCACATTGTATAATCCATCTGTGTCGAGTTTGAGTATTCTATCTATGGCCATTGAATCCTTCCTGCTTGTCTCTTCATGGGGTTCGTAATGATTGAAGTCGCTGCTTGCTATCACTATTATTCTCTTACCGGTTGACATGGATGCTTCATATATCGACTTCGCTAGGTCTCTTGCTATATCTGGTGTATGGATACCTATAACTATCGGGGTTATTTTCACATCCTCGCCATAGATGTACACTATAAATGGCAGTTGGACCTCAATTGAGTGCTCCTCTAAATGAGCATATTCATCGAACTCAGCGATTTCACTGTTCTCCACAATAAGTCTTCCAATCTCACTGTCTACAACAAGGTCTCCAAGGGGGGTCTCCCATACTCCCTCAGGATACACTGAAACAGGTCTTCCAAGGCCTGTGTGATTTGTACCAAGTATCACTATGGTATCAGGCTTCTTATTTAAAGCCATATCAAAGTAGACGTGTGCAGCTACAGGGCCGCTGTAAATATAGCCTGCATGAGGGGCTACATAGCCTATTGAATTCGTGGCCTGGATATCTGAGGGACTCGGTGGCTTCCCGGGTCCGATCCCATGTTTGAAAGACCACTCTATCACGCTTCTTAACTCCCCAGGTTTATCAGGGTAAAAATACCCGGCTACTATAGGACTCCTCTTCTTCAACCTGCTCCCCTTGAATAATAACTGTTAACTACGAGTTAAATACCTTGAAGCATTATGGAATAAGCCTAGAAATATGGTCCTGGATGCCTGCGAAAAATTTAGAGGGATGCCTCGAAATCGGTAGGCTGCTCAGGTAGTTCAGCGTTCGGTGGTATAACACCTTTCTCACGCAGTATTTGACGCGTTAGTATCCAGTATATTAGGGCCAGGCTCTTCCTACCCTTATTGTTCCCGGGTATTATGAGGTCTACATAGTCAACCCTGTTGTCGGTATCTGCTAAGGCTACTATCGGTATACCTGTTTCAGCGGCCTCCTTAAGGGCTTGCATATCAGACCTTGTATCAGTGATCACTACTACATCTGGTTCGAAGTATATCTTAAGACTTGGATTAGTGAAGGTTCCCGGTAAGAATCTACCTACGAATGGCTTACATCCTACATACTGACACATCTTCTGAACCGGCTTCCTCCCATACTGTCTTACTGAGACAACGGCTATTTTCTCGGGCTGATATCTAGCGAGGAATTTTCCAGCTATCCTCAGTCTGTCATCTATTTTCCTTACGTCCAGTATATATAATCCATCGGATCTAACCCTGTACACGAATGGCTCCATGAACTTCGTGCATATATGGGTGCCTATGTGCACACCGGCTGATAAGTATTTCTCAATTGGTACGAGTAGCTCAATTACTCCGCTCTCGGGTTTTGAAACAGGTGCCTCTCCTTCAGGTATATCGCTCATTCACTACCACCTCCTACGAGATCTTAGGGAAATATAATATCTCCTTTGATATATCCGTGTATGATAAAAACATTCTCCTGCAACAATACCTTTTCACACCGAGATCATCTAATACTTTAGCCGGGTTCTCACCGTTCTCAACTCTTTTAATATACTCCTCCCATAAGTGCCCAATGGGTTTACCACAGGTGAAACATCTAACCGGGAATAACAAGATCCCACCTACCTATAGCTCTTCTGCCATCTCCTTCTAGCACTATATCTACCCCATTTCTTAGGCTCTGTCTGACGTGGATCACCGCTTAGCATGTGCCTATCATATTCTTTAAATAGGGATTTCACCTCATCACTGTTAAAGAACTCGACTAGTCCCCTTGCAATAGCTATTCTAACAGCCTCGGCCTGACTCATGTAGCCTCCGCCGTGTACATTAACCCTTATATCTACTGTTTTTGCTAGGTCGCCTATTAGTAATAGTGGCTCCAGTATCTTCATCTTGGCTAGCTCGAATTGGATGAACTCTACTGGTACGTTGTTTATCCATACTCTTCCAATCCCGGGTTTTATCACAGCCCTAGCAATGCTTGTTTTTCTCTTGCCTGATGAAACAACTATTTTTATCTTATCACTGAGTGTCTGGCTCACTTCCTAACACCCCTCCACCCTACGGCTTTCGCCACCTCCTCTAAGTAAACATATCTATTACGGAGCCTGGAGACTGAGGCTTCGGGGAACTGTATGAAGGCAATATTCTTCATGTTGCTTGGCACACCTATGTATACTCTGAGCCTCCTAAAAGCATCTCTTCCCTTCGGCTTATCTATCGGTAACATTCCTCTCACAGTCCTCTTAAAGATATTGGCCGGGGTTCTAGGCCTCCTGACTCCCTTGGTCTCTGGATTGTAGTGGGTTTTAACCCTAAATAATATCTTATAGCCCTCTAACACCCTGTTTTTCTCACCACTTACCACGGCTTTCTCAGCATTAACCACTATGACTCTATATCCCTCGAGCAACTTCTTAGCAATAATACTCGCTAAACGCCCCAATATCTGGTTCGATGCATCTATGTAGAGTACTTTCTCCTCACTCATCAAGCTCACCCAATTATCTTGATGTTGCTTCCGGTAGGGTTCTCCTTAACAAGGTCGGGGATAAATATTGCTCTTCCACCACTCTTCACTATTTTCTCAAGTGCTGTCCTTGAGAATCCGAATGCTGCCACAGTAACCGGGTGATCTATATTACCTGCACCAAGTACTTTTCCAGGCACTACTACAACGTCCCCGGGCTTACTGTATCTATTTATCCTACTGATATTCACAGCCCTCCTTCTACGGGTTGGCTTGGATAATTCCTCAGCTATACTACTCCATATTGGTGCGTTATTTATAGAGGCTTGCTTCCTCAACTCCTCTATCACTTTCCTTAAAACTATATTTGTTTTCCTCAGCCTGCTCATACAGCGACACCATTCCTTCTCAACTCATCTATGAAAGCATCTAGTTTTCTACTTAGAATGTTTATTGCCTCTATTAAAATATTTCTAGCATTCAGAGCTCCTGTTAGCTCTAGATATAATATATACTCGTTCTCCCTCCATGATACCTTCACGGCTTGGGTGGGGCATATGTTTTCACATAGCCTGCAGAATGTACATTCAAGTATTTTATCCTCTTTAACCCTTACCGAGTTGTTGCCTGCCTCAAATATATTCTTCGGGCATGCATTAACACATCTAGAACACTCGGCCCCCTTACATTTCTCACTATCGAGGGTTATCACTGGAACATATTTATGCGCAGCGGTGGAGACTGGGCTCCATTTTATATGCTCTTTTCCCCTTCCAAGCCTGGCATATGCCTCAAGCCTTATGCTCTGATCCTTGATAAGCTTCAATATCGGTATTTCACCGTAGACTGGTACAACATCTGGGTCACTGCTAACAAGGTCTCTACTATACACTGTTAAAACATCCTTCTCAGGCCCGCTTGCCTCCAGCCTTAGGGTTACGAAGCAATCCTGCGAGAATATTCCTCTATCACCGGCCTCTGCACACTCCTCGGGAGGCTTATACTTGTTTAATGCTTCATTGCTTTTTAATGGTATTAATCCAAGCCTATGCGATATGTATTCATCATAGAAGACACTTGAGTTTTCCGTTATAGCCACGTAGTCCACAGCCATTGTAGGGACTTCCGATAGTATTGTTCTTCTCAGCGAATTAACGAGGTGTAATGGCACATCCCTTAAATATAGCTTAATAGTAGAGGGGGTTTTCTCAAGTATATCAATATGCAAGCTGGAAAACACCCGTTTCTGCCCTTCTATAGCCTCCTACCTCTCCTACCGCCAGGCCTTCTTGTGGTATCATGTGGTATTGGTGTCACATCCTCTATTCTACCAATAATGAAACCCGCTCTGGCCAGAGCTCTAATAGCTGCTTGAGCACCTGGCCCAGGAGTCTTAGGTCCGTGGCCTCCTGGTGCTCTTACTTTTATATGTAGCGCGGTGATACCTTTATCCATCGCTTGGGTTGCAGCCCTTGCCGCGGCCATCATTGCCGCATAAGGGCTTGGCTTCTCTCTATCTGCCTTTACAACCATTCCACCGCTTATCCTGCTCACAGTTTCCGCTCCGCTTATATCTGTTATATGTATTATTGTGTTGTTGGGGCTGCTGTATATATGTGCTACGCCCCACTTTAACTCTCTCATTGAGAAAGCCACCGTTCAATCACCTCTATGCCTGTGCTTCTTGGCTTATTCTCTGCTTTAATGGACTGAATGGGTAGTAATCAACCAATGGCTCCTCATCAACTGTGACTATTCGGCCAGGCGACCTCACTCTTCTACCCCCTATTGCTATGTGTCCGTGGACAATTAATTGTCTGGCTTCATGAAGGGTCTTTGCTAACCCCTTCTTATACACTATGGTCTGAAGCCTTCTCTCCAGTAGATCCTCTATTTTCAAGTTTAACACATCATCCAGCCTGGCTCCTTCCTTAAGTAGCCCTAATTTTATCAACCTGTTTAAAAGGGCTTTCTCTTCCTTCTCACGGATTTCAGGAGGCGTTGCTAATAGGGATCTCGCTCTGTGCCTATAATACCTCACCATGGTCGCGGTCTTCCATAGTTCTCTTTTATTCCTTAACCCATAGGTACCCATCAGCTTCATTTCGTACATTAATATATCGCGACGCCATGGATGCCGGGGACCCTCATAAGATTTCCTTGGTTTGTGTGGGTCGCCCATCTAACTCACCCCTCTGTCTTCTTGCTTTGCTGTTGCTGGGTGGCTTTCTTCTTCCTCACACCCACGGTTACACCTGTTCTACCTGTTGTCCTAGTTCTCTGGCCCCTAACTTTCAAGCCCAGGGCATGCCTTATACCGCGCCAGCTCTTTACGCGTTTCTCCCTTTCAATATCTTCCTTCACATAGTATACTAGGTTTGCACCAGTTAAGTGAAGATTCTGGCCTGTTGTGTAATCCTTCTGCCTATTATAGATCCATGATGGAATACCGTATTTCCCAGGGTTGCGTACAACCTCTTCGATACTCTTAACCACGTCATCGCTTAGGAAACCAACGCGTTGTTCAGGGTTCAACCCTAGTATTCTACATATTGCTAGACTAAATGTATAGCCCAAGCCCTTTACTTCTGAGAGACCGTAAACTAATGGAAGCTCTCCATCGACATCGGTTTCCAGCATTCTAACTATCTGTCTAAAACTCTCCCTCTCACTCAATTCTTTCACCGGACTTAACTCGATAAGCATATACATAACTACTCAACATAATTAACTGATAACGGTTTTTAAAGCTTAGCTTTAAAACACTTTTCCCTCGAGTTAGAGGGGTTCAGGTCTCATATAGGTTTATATAAATTGGTTTCATCCCCTCGTTTTTGTTCCCCTTGTATCCCCTTTGGGCTTGCATACGGCTTGAGGGCGTTCAAGGTGACATCACATCTTGAGTGCTTTATGAACAGGTTTATGCACGCAATTACATTACTTCAATAAAAGAATTTAATAGTAAACCTATATGAAAGCAGAAACAACATACCGAGGCGCCGGGGGCGGGATTTGAACCCGCGCGCCCCTTTCGGGGCACTGGCTCTCCAGGCCAGCCCCTTGGACCGCTCGGGCACCCCGGCTCATATCTATGATAAAAGTGTTTCAGGCTTATATTTCTTAACAGGAGGAAATTGAGTTCACAGGATGATGGGTTGAACCACTTTATTAAAACATCGGGCTGTTTAAAACTATATCTCTATCTCCATCCATATCTCAGGGGGAATCCTAACCCTTATCAACTGCTTCATTACTCTTTCATCCTCGGCTATGTATAGTAGCCTCTTATGTATCCTCATCTCCCATTTCTCATACTTTTTCTTTCCCTCTCCATGCGGTAGCTTCATTGTCCTGATTCTTAGTTTTTTAGTTGGCAGTGGTATTGGGCCATTCATTTTAACACCTGTCTTCTTCACTATATCTGTTATCTTACCCACGAAGTCGTCTAGTACTTTTACATTGGTGCTCCAGATCTTTATTTTAACCATCCTTGTTGCGGACATCGTGACCAACCTTATACCTGTAAGCATACTTGGAAACGTAATGTGTAGAATTCGGGTTTAAAAAACTATTTCTTGATATTGACTTGTGCTGGCTTGATCTCGAGTACCTGTCCAATACCGATTGTCTTACCCATGTCTCTCATAGCGAATCTTCCAAGAGCTGGGAAGTCAGCGTATTTCTCTACTACAAGTGGCTTTATCGGTTTGAATTTAACTATAGCTATGTCTCCCTGCTTCAGGAACTGTGGGTTCTTCTCAACCTCCTTACCTGTCCTAGGGTCGATCTTTGAAATTATCTCGGTTATCCTGCATGCCACGCTGGCTGTGTGGACATGTATTACTGGCGTGTATCCCACGGCTATTGCTGTTGGATGCCACATTATCATTATTCTCGCGGTGAATTCATCGGCAACTGTTGGGGGAACATCAAGGGATCCAGCCACATCGCCGCGCTTAATATCCTTCTTCTCTACACCCTTTACATTGAACCCGATGTTGTCACCGGGCTCTGCTTTCTCGATCTTAGCGTGATGAGTCTCTATACTCTTGACTTCACCGATTAGTCCTGGCGGCATGAATACTACTTTATCGCCTACTTTAAGTACACCGGTTTCAACCCTTCCAACAGGTACGACACCAACACCGGAGATGCTGTATACATCTTGTATCGGTATTCTAAGTGGTTTATCAAGTGGCTTGGGCGGCACCGTTAATAAGTCCAATGCCTCTACTAGTGTTGGACCATTATACCACGGCATGTTGGGCGAACGTTCAATCAGGTTTTCACCTGTCCACGCTGACACCGGGATGAATGGTATCTTGGATATATCGTAGCCCAGTCCCTTCAGGAATTTACCCAGGATCTCCTTAATCTCGTTGTACCTCTTCTCACTGTACGGTGGCTCGGTTGCATCCATCTTGTTTATGGCCACAATTAGCTGGTTTATACCCATGGTCCTAGCTAGTATGGCGTGCTCACGGGTCTGGCCCTCGGCACTCATTCCAGCCTCGAACTCTCCTTTTCTGGCGCTTATAACTAGGATGGCTGCATCGGCCTGGCTTGCGCCGGTGATCATGTTTTTAACGAAGTCTCGGTGACCGGGTGCATCTATGATGGTGAAGAAGTATTTCTTGGTCTCGAACTTCATGTATGATAGTGAAATAGTGACACCGCGTTC
It encodes the following:
- a CDS encoding 50S ribosomal protein L18e, whose protein sequence is MSRLRKTNIVLRKVIEELRKQASINNAPIWSSIAEELSKPTRRRRAVNISRINRYSKPGDVVVVPGKVLGAGNIDHPVTVAAFGFSRTALEKIVKSGGRAIFIPDLVKENPTGSNIKIIG
- a CDS encoding glutamate--tRNA ligase encodes the protein MSSQEKSLLDRVRETAFKHALVNAVKHEGKADFKAVVSKVIGEIPEIRSRIKEFIDLIKGTIEEVNKLSIEDQLKIIRENWPELLEEKREAKEKELPPLPNAEKGKVVTRFAPNPDYTIHLGNARPALLSYWYAELYNGAMILRFEDTDPRIKSPYPEAYTMIKDALKWLGVKWSKEYIQSLRMNIFYNVARELISRGGAYIDTCPDKEFRLYRNAGKACPHRNTSVEENLEKFDKMLEGHYGEGDAVLRVKTDLQHPDPSVRDWVAFRVIDTSKTPHPVTGEKYIVWPTYNFAAGVDDYLMGVTHVLRAKEHISNTVKQKYLYKHMGWKYPETIHFGRLSLEGVILSKSKMRKLVKEQGISPYDDPRLGTINGLRRRGILRETIWKIVKEVGIKPIDAKISLVNLYAINRILVDPVANRYMGVEEPVPVILKDVKEELKAQIPIHPSRPEHYEYRILDGSVIHISSKDLGTLLQSEHKTFRAMGLANFMITEPTILDGKPAFIARLHSISQEDARKLNAPIIQWVSNDEKTDLFLLIPSGSEIREARLLVEKRIINEKPDSIVQLYRVGFIRIDTIKEEKVIAVFSHE
- the rpsB gene encoding 30S ribosomal protein S2, coding for MSDIPEGEAPVSKPESGVIELLVPIEKYLSAGVHIGTHICTKFMEPFVYRVRSDGLYILDVRKIDDRLRIAGKFLARYQPEKIAVVSVRQYGRKPVQKMCQYVGCKPFVGRFLPGTFTNPSLKIYFEPDVVVITDTRSDMQALKEAAETGIPIVALADTDNRVDYVDLIIPGNNKGRKSLALIYWILTRQILREKGVIPPNAELPEQPTDFEASL
- a CDS encoding 30S ribosomal protein S4 — its product is MGDPHKPRKSYEGPRHPWRRDILMYEMKLMGTYGLRNKRELWKTATMVRYYRHRARSLLATPPEIREKEEKALLNRLIKLGLLKEGARLDDVLNLKIEDLLERRLQTIVYKKGLAKTLHEARQLIVHGHIAIGGRRVRSPGRIVTVDEEPLVDYYPFSPLKQRISQEAQA
- the amrB gene encoding AmmeMemoRadiSam system protein B is translated as MKKRSPIVAGYFYPDKPGELRSVIEWSFKHGIGPGKPPSPSDIQATNSIGYVAPHAGYIYSGPVAAHVYFDMALNKKPDTIVILGTNHTGLGRPVSVYPEGVWETPLGDLVVDSEIGRLIVENSEIAEFDEYAHLEEHSIEVQLPFIVYIYGEDVKITPIVIGIHTPDIARDLAKSIYEASMSTGKRIIVIASSDFNHYEPHEETSRKDSMAIDRILKLDTDGLYNVILHNDISICGPGGIMTLMEYTKKLGGKAQLLKYATSGDTSGDYSHVVGYAALKFYI
- the fni gene encoding type 2 isopentenyl-diphosphate Delta-isomerase, coding for MDEIQNRKLHHIRLALDPRVDFKDHCSEIYREIQLVHQALPGLDFDEVDVKQVFLGYRLEAPIMITGMTGGHPSLVSINKMLATLAEKKRVAIGVGSQRAIVKSNFSEDVVASYRIVRETARSVPVIGNIGLNTLRDIDTDTVIRLVEVIDADAIAIHLNPAQEVIQPEGDTRFSLDVIDKVKELVASLRKPVIIKEVGNGLSMETVRVFHNIGVKIYDTAGACGTNWALVETLRNQPGSSRYECGLKLSEWGIPTPLSVIETRYVAEDSFIIASGGVWDGFKAAVNIAIGADMVGVAKPILKNILDNGLERAEAYLDNYIFELKTAMFLSGARNIGELRSKPIILGQKIVNTMLQRGINPHTYLNNTRRMK
- the rpl7ae gene encoding 50S ribosomal protein L7Ae, whose protein sequence is MPKPFYVKFEVPPELADKVYQAISKVRETGGKIKKGTNETTKAVERGQAKLVVIAEDVDPPEIVAHLPLLCDEKKIPYVYVPSKQKLGQAAGIEVSAASVAVIDVGGAKDLIDEIIKSVQQIRAQSG
- a CDS encoding 30S ribosomal protein S11, with the protein product MAFSMRELKWGVAHIYSSPNNTIIHITDISGAETVSRISGGMVVKADREKPSPYAAMMAAARAATQAMDKGITALHIKVRAPGGHGPKTPGPGAQAAIRALARAGFIIGRIEDVTPIPHDTTRRPGGRRGRRL
- a CDS encoding 50S ribosomal protein L13, with the protein product MSEEKVLYIDASNQILGRLASIIAKKLLEGYRVIVVNAEKAVVSGEKNRVLEGYKILFRVKTHYNPETKGVRRPRTPANIFKRTVRGMLPIDKPKGRDAFRRLRVYIGVPSNMKNIAFIQFPEASVSRLRNRYVYLEEVAKAVGWRGVRK
- the rpsJ gene encoding 30S ribosomal protein S10, with protein sequence MSATRMVKIKIWSTNVKVLDDFVGKITDIVKKTGVKMNGPIPLPTKKLRIRTMKLPHGEGKKKYEKWEMRIHKRLLYIAEDERVMKQLIRVRIPPEIWMEIEI
- a CDS encoding DNA-directed RNA polymerase subunit D, yielding MHIDILEKTPSTIKLYLRDVPLHLVNSLRRTILSEVPTMAVDYVAITENSSVFYDEYISHRLGLIPLKSNEALNKYKPPEECAEAGDRGIFSQDCFVTLRLEASGPEKDVLTVYSRDLVSSDPDVVPVYGEIPILKLIKDQSIRLEAYARLGRGKEHIKWSPVSTAAHKYVPVITLDSEKCKGAECSRCVNACPKNIFEAGNNSVRVKEDKILECTFCRLCENICPTQAVKVSWRENEYILYLELTGALNARNILIEAINILSRKLDAFIDELRRNGVAV
- a CDS encoding DNA-directed RNA polymerase subunit N — protein: MLFPVRCFTCGKPIGHLWEEYIKRVENGENPAKVLDDLGVKRYCCRRMFLSYTDISKEILYFPKIS
- a CDS encoding DUF2118 domain-containing protein; the protein is MSEYSFPQLFIEDVDSERIICLKNSEYAWASIPEKNNCTKYYGSIPYEEILKYIDLEKAILKRSTILFNTGEPSKALFFSENTQLCLQEAKGRRVFYIGSMKHVRKNDLIAYIVTRKNEVRNIYSTCEGFILAVIDLTWERPERIIVVVAIEQPREIIIR
- a CDS encoding 30S ribosomal protein S13, giving the protein MSERESFRQIVRMLETDVDGELPLVYGLSEVKGLGYTFSLAICRILGLNPEQRVGFLSDDVVKSIEEVVRNPGKYGIPSWIYNRQKDYTTGQNLHLTGANLVYYVKEDIEREKRVKSWRGIRHALGLKVRGQRTRTTGRTGVTVGVRKKKATQQQQSKKTEG
- a CDS encoding 30S ribosomal protein S9 yields the protein MSQTLSDKIKIVVSSGKRKTSIARAVIKPGIGRVWINNVPVEFIQFELAKMKILEPLLLIGDLAKTVDIRVNVHGGGYMSQAEAVRIAIARGLVEFFNSDEVKSLFKEYDRHMLSGDPRQTEPKKWGRYSARRRWQKSYR